The following DNA comes from Pseudophryne corroboree isolate aPseCor3 chromosome 8, aPseCor3.hap2, whole genome shotgun sequence.
ctgctcacaagcttacaatctatgtgtaaataggcattgatacacaaggataaatgctacctattgcataatggtccaccagattgctgggTTCTTAATGTGttttatgatatgatcacccagcaatattggacaagggtcaggagggtgtgagagcaaagaaagacaaaatatttgAGGTTATGtgttacagagaggatgtaattagaaagggaagcattgaaggttatgtgggtgggtctggaatttgataggcttgtctgaacatgtgagttttcaggaaacatttaaaggtttggagactagaggtgagtcttattgtgcatgggagggcattccacagagtgggtgaagcctggataaagtcctgtaattttgagtgggaataagtaatacgtgtggatgagagacacagatattgtgcagagcggagaggtcgggtagggagatattttgagatgagtgaggagatgtatgttggtgcagtttggttaatagccttttaTAATTATAAAATCTAAAGTGGTGATAAGCTAATTTTATTAATGAAGACAGTGCCCAAGTGAAAATTAATAATGAATACAataataagtataattatatataataaaaatgtgaaaaatgtaGTCCCAATTATCATATTATATGGCTGTAGGGACTGGGACATACAAAaccaatatacagtataaatatgatGGTGACCTATATAAGAAACATCCCAAATTTGTGCTCCCTTATGCCCATGGTTGATGTCTCTGTGGTGGTATACAGTAAAGTAACATGGGCATTGGATCACTGCTAAGTCCATCCTAGAATCAGAGTACAGTAATTGCAAACATATATTTAATGTTTTAGTCTATTATAGGAAAGCAATATTTACTTATGATCCTGTATGACTAATATATCAGTCCTTTATAGGATCATAATGTACTAGTGACAATGGcaacaaaaaaaatcacaaatcacCTTTCAATATATtttcaattaatttttttttacactttttctgTAGTTGTCATGTGTGTGACAATCACAACCCATTTGCTTCATTGAAAATTGGTGTGATAATGATGAACTGTTGCTTTTTATATGAGCAGGTGAGTTTAAATGATTCTTAAACACCATTACATTTGTATGTTGTTCTTGTCATAGCTCGCCAAGATTTACGGAGATGTATTTACTGTTCATCTGGGGACCAGGACCGTGGTTGTCCTACATGGATACAATACAGTAAATGAGGCTTTAGTAGACAAAGCCAATGTTTTCAGCCACAGAGGCAAAGTTCCTGCAGTAGAATTTCTGTTTAAAGATTATGGTAGGTAACGAACCCTTCTAATATCCTATACAGCAACAGCCCAAGGACAGTTGTAACCAAACTTAATGTGATGAAGAAATTTCTGAACTTTTTTTCTGTTCATAGGAATCATTCTTAGTAATGGGGAGCGCTGGAAACAGCTCCGTCGCTTCTCCATCACCACCCTCAGGAATTTTGGAATGGGGAAGAGGAGTATTGAGGAGAGAATCCAGGAGGAGTGCCAATGTCTTGGAGatgagtttagaaaaaaaaaaggtCAGTTTAAAAATgaataactattttttttttatattagggTCATCTTATCAAGGTAGAGATAGCTGAAGGTAGAAAAATCTGAACATAAATTAGAGCAAGACATTTTTAAACTGTATTTTTATTCAGGTCTATAATTGTGTGTTTTTATCCTACACTTCATTAGAAAGAGCATGTACAGTATGAGGTGGGTCTAGACTCTATGTGGTTGGAGAATTAATTCAAATTTATTGCTGTTGTCTATTATTTAAACTCCTTAAAGTAGCAATTACTCCGCTTGGCAACTGAAGGACTTTGTAACCACTTCCTAGGTGCACCTTTTGACCCCACTTATCTCATAACTTTGGCTATTTCCAACATCATCTGTTCTGTTGTCTTTGGAGAGCGTTTTGAATACAATGATGAGAAATTTCTTGGTCTTCTCACCATGATGAGAGAATCCATCCGGATAATGAACTCATCCATTGGGCAGGTAAGCAGATATATTTATTTGTCTCTTCTCAACTTGCATGGGGATAATTCATGAATATTAGGCATACTACTGTAGTTGAATAGAACAATATAAAACTGTGGTTAGATGCTGGTGTAATTGAATGAAGCTTTATACAATGCTGTGTTGCCTGCAATGTGAAAAAAGTAAATACTCAATAAAATATAAAGGAGATTAATGGGAAAACTCATTCTGTATACTATATTGCAGAGAAGCTTTTACATATTCATTGAAACTCTTGAATTTCTATAATCTACAGTATAActgccatatttatttattttatttcttttaagCTGTTCAACTCTTTTGCAAAACTTTTCCATCATCTCCCTGGACCTCATCAAAAAGTGTTGAAAAATATTAAATCTATAAAAGCATTTGTGATGGACAAAGTGAAGGAACATCAGGAGACCTTGGACAAGACGTACCCCAGGGATTTTATAGATTGCTTCCTAATAAAGAAGGAAGAGGGACGTAAGATAGACTCAATCACATCAATGTCAGTCAAAGAGTAATGGCAGAGCTTTGTTATTTTATTTACTAAAAACAAACAGAATTGATCCACTGATCAAGCTATATGGTATAGGTTTAGTTTGTGTCATTTCATCATTTGAGATTTTTTTTTGTTAAGTGAGTTTAAGTGCACCAacatactttactgtgaattgaacAAGACCAGTACCTAGGACAATGCAAACTTGCTATTCACTGGGACCACAATCCTCGGAGATGCCACTGGCTCCTAATGAATGAATATTCTGCATTCTCATtaataaaatggaacaaaattcccACAAATTGACTATCGGTAGTCAACAGACACACTACCATCAGATCAATCCAAAAGTAATCTTGTTTTAGGTACTGTTTTAATATCTTTATTTCCTTCTATAGGAAAGGGAAAATCTTAACACAGAGTTCCACTTTGACAATTTATTTGTTACCGTGATGAACCTTTTCTTTGCCGGGACAGAAACTACAAGCATGACTTTGAGACACAGTTTGAGAATCTTACTGAAGTACCCAGACATTCTAGGTAGTTATTATCAGaagtattatatatttatttttaaaacatttttctttttctttaagatACTTCACTTCCAGGTCATTTAATACCTTATTTTATCAGTCAATGAGCACTGGTGCTGAAGGTGGTACTGTACATGTGTAAACACTTAAATAATTAAGGTTGCAATAGCTACATCCTCAGTCAGTAAAAGATTGATAAGTGAGTTAAAAAAAATTGTTTCCTTAATAAGCAGTAGTGCTGAATGAAGTGTGGGAGTGAACAGTCTTGTCCTTAGCTGGAAGAACGTTTTGTAAGAGAAGAGCATTCTTCTCTAAATTACTAGAAGCAAAATCATTGACATTGGTTgaagggagctttaataaaatgtaaATGTTACCACTAAATATCAATAtacattcggcatcccgtgtgcTGGGACATCATACCGAACCCGCTGAAACCCTTTCAACCTTCAAACCACCCCACACCCCCGCAAAAAAAACAAATAGGAAGAGCTTCATTTTTGTTTAATAATTACAGTACACTAAAGAGAAGTGGACAAAAAACTTCCTGTGGTCTGCAAAAATATTTCCACTTATGAAGAATTATTAAAGACTGACTACAAACAGCAATAGTTAGCTGAATTATACAAAAAATGTAACAATTACTTGGAAAAGAGCTTCACTAGGTTTTTTTTGAGAATAGAAGCCTGGAAAGTAATCTAATATTTCATAATTATTCATCTCTCCTCAGCCAAAGTCCAGCAAGAAATTGACCAGGTGATTGGCCAGAACCGCCCTCCCTCTATAGAGGATCGGTACAAAATGCCGTATACAGATGC
Coding sequences within:
- the LOC134949281 gene encoding cytochrome P450 2C23-like isoform X1 produces the protein MEISGAGTLLLVLCATCLMFLIMAIRRNKWKDMPPGPTPLPLLGNILQVNIKELPQSLLKLAKIYGDVFTVHLGTRTVVVLHGYNTVNEALVDKANVFSHRGKVPAVEFLFKDYGIILSNGERWKQLRRFSITTLRNFGMGKRSIEERIQEECQCLGDEFRKKKGAPFDPTYLITLAISNIICSVVFGERFEYNDEKFLGLLTMMRESIRIMNSSIGQLFNSFAKLFHHLPGPHQKVLKNIKSIKAFVMDKVKEHQETLDKTYPRDFIDCFLIKKEEERENLNTEFHFDNLFVTVMNLFFAGTETTSMTLRHSLRILLKYPDILAKVQQEIDQVIGQNRPPSIEDRYKMPYTDAVIHEIQRFADISPLGAPHAVSETTIFRGYTIPKGTTVFPLLTSVLKDPKHFRNPAMFDPSHFLDKNGRFQKNEAFLPFSTGRRICLGEGLAKMEIFIFLTYILQNFTLKTNEDPSDIDLSPLPNSNSTIPRPHEMSFIPRYQYHPVIQ
- the LOC134949281 gene encoding cytochrome P450 2B2-like isoform X2, which codes for MLPVLNNILPQLAKIYGDVFTVHLGTRTVVVLHGYNTVNEALVDKANVFSHRGKVPAVEFLFKDYGIILSNGERWKQLRRFSITTLRNFGMGKRSIEERIQEECQCLGDEFRKKKGAPFDPTYLITLAISNIICSVVFGERFEYNDEKFLGLLTMMRESIRIMNSSIGQLFNSFAKLFHHLPGPHQKVLKNIKSIKAFVMDKVKEHQETLDKTYPRDFIDCFLIKKEEERENLNTEFHFDNLFVTVMNLFFAGTETTSMTLRHSLRILLKYPDILAKVQQEIDQVIGQNRPPSIEDRYKMPYTDAVIHEIQRFADISPLGAPHAVSETTIFRGYTIPKGTTVFPLLTSVLKDPKHFRNPAMFDPSHFLDKNGRFQKNEAFLPFSTGRRICLGEGLAKMEIFIFLTYILQNFTLKTNEDPSDIDLSPLPNSNSTIPRPHEMSFIPRYQYHPVIQ
- the LOC134949281 gene encoding cytochrome P450 2C23-like isoform X3, translating into MEISGAGTLLLVLCATCLMFLIMAIRRNKWKDMPPGPTPLPLLGNILQVNIKELPQSLLKLAKIYGDVFTVHLGTRTVVVLHGYNTVNEALVDKANVFSHRGKVPAVEFLFKDYGIILSNGERWKQLRRFSITTLRNFGMGKRSIEERIQEECQCLGDEFRKKKGAPFDPTYLITLAISNIICSVVFGERFEYNDEKFLGLLTMMRESIRIMNSSIGQLFNSFAKLFHHLPGPHQKVLKNIKSIKAFVMDKVKEHQETLDKTYPRDFIDCFLIKKEEGRKIDSITSMSERENLNTEFHFDNLFVTVMNLFFAGTETTSMTLRHSLRILLKYPDILAKVQQEIDQVIGQNRPPSIEDRYKMPYTDAVIHEIQRFADISPLGAPHAVSETTIFRGYTIPKGTTVFPLLTSVLKDPKHFRNPAMFDPSHFLDKNGRFQKNEAFLPFSTGRRICLGEGLAKMEIFIFLTYILQNFTLKTNEDPSDIDLSPLPNSNSTIPRPHEMSFIPRYQYHPVIQ